The Desulfomicrobium escambiense DSM 10707 genomic sequence AAAACGGAAAAGCACATCAAGAATGTTGCTGTTCTTTTGAAAAATTCGTTCTTCCCACTACTTGGCAGAGATACACCTGTCGATGACCTGACATACATAAACGACATTTTGCCATTCATCAAACACTTTCAAGCAGTAAGCCCAAAAACAGGCAAACCGCGGTCACAAGTCACCGTGAACAGGTACTGCGACTATCTCGATTCGATCTTTAACTTTGGTTGTCAGATTGGACTTGTACAGTCGAATCCAATGAAACTTCGACAGAGGATCCGTGAGCGACCACGGGAGATTCAACTTACCGTTGAAGATATGAGAAGAATCATGGTCTGTGCCGAACCACATGTTCGATGGGCGATGGAAGTTTGTTTCAACCTGGGAACCAGGCCAGGCACATCAGAACTCCTCACTCTGCAATGGTATCAAGTGGATTTCCAAAAATCGATGGTGAAAATCTATGCGAGCAAAACCAATAGTTACAGAATTGTACCTGTTAGACCAGCATTCCTTGAGAAATTGAAAATGATGAAAAGCGTCGCACAATCAAACTACATCATTGAATTTCGTGGAAAGCCGGTCACGACCATCAGAAAGTCATTCAAATTACAATAAGTGAATCTAAAGTTTCTGTGGGAGAGGATTTAAAGAACAGACCATCAAAAATCATAGAAATATCGTTAACATTTTTTATTTGATTAACTCGTTGCAACTTTTTTATTTCAGCTCCGAATCCTGTCATAGCCTGAGATTTACTAAAAATCGATTCTACACTAACACCAAAAGGTCTGGTAAGATTTTCGATTCTTGAACTATCAAAGCTCCACCCATTAGATAATTCGTCAAGTTTAAATACAAATTTATTATAGCAGATTAGCATTTCGAGAATATCATCTTGCCCTTCATATTCTTCTAAAAACAAAAGTTCTTTCATTTGATTTACTAATGACAGCCTGTCGTGAGGCTTAGGCGAAGCTGTAGTATAAGCATAAAACATATCAACAACGTCTTGATATTTATACTTTCCGATTCCCCTAGCCCTCTGATTGTCATTGTCCCTTATAATAGAGATGCCGTCAGGCAAATCTCTCTTATCGATATAGTCGCTATACAATATTTCAATTTGATGTCTAAAAGACATCGGAGTTTGCCCGGTATTAAGCGTCAGCATTCTATATAGTATTCCAGACTTTTTTAATCCAATATAAATTTCAAACCTCACAACATTATTATTAAATTTTTCTTCATATAACTCACCTTTACTCTTCGCTATACCTTGA encodes the following:
- a CDS encoding tyrosine-type recombinase/integrase — its product is MGVYQRDGRWMVYWFDQGKRRDKSFGRGEEAKLQAEKFDNAARQCGIEAGMVLGNAIVEPEPLKQELVTEKAKPEGITFGKLARMHLDHLLASGKTEKHIKNVAVLLKNSFFPLLGRDTPVDDLTYINDILPFIKHFQAVSPKTGKPRSQVTVNRYCDYLDSIFNFGCQIGLVQSNPMKLRQRIRERPREIQLTVEDMRRIMVCAEPHVRWAMEVCFNLGTRPGTSELLTLQWYQVDFQKSMVKIYASKTNSYRIVPVRPAFLEKLKMMKSVAQSNYIIEFRGKPVTTIRKSFKLQ